From Companilactobacillus heilongjiangensis, one genomic window encodes:
- a CDS encoding DUF4430 domain-containing protein has protein sequence MKKFAAFLAALLMLLGVFAPATATTVQASKTKNIKVTYTLKKNKKQIAKKTIKIKKGATVTDGLKKGWKVSDKGGFISKIDDHKQNNKKKIYWTFTVNGKQVNVSADKKKLKNKDHVEFKLSKYNG, from the coding sequence ATGAAAAAATTTGCTGCATTTTTAGCTGCTTTATTGATGTTGTTAGGAGTATTCGCTCCAGCTACCGCAACAACTGTCCAAGCTAGCAAGACTAAGAATATCAAAGTTACTTACACTTTGAAAAAGAACAAGAAACAAATTGCCAAGAAAACTATCAAAATCAAAAAAGGTGCCACTGTTACTGACGGTTTGAAAAAGGGCTGGAAAGTATCTGACAAAGGCGGCTTTATTTCAAAAATCGACGACCACAAACAAAATAACAAGAAAAAAATTTACTGGACTTTTACTGTTAACGGCAAACAAGTTAATGTTTCTGCTGACAAGAAGAAATTAAAGAACAAGGATCACGTTGAATTTAAGCTTTCTAAATATAACGGTTAG